One genomic segment of Vespa velutina chromosome 10, iVesVel2.1, whole genome shotgun sequence includes these proteins:
- the LOC124952638 gene encoding DDB1- and CUL4-associated factor 11 isoform X2, which translates to MGGFNSRSMDFEQDPTLAAVLQYLIRSGQVHIIASDHDDSDEEYAANVLPPKIMSLPNTSRLDKSEISLATKQACGLREDSANKNLSIASMIQKRSLGSGFSIGEKCRISSNFLPNKSRQVAKYNSKVFCGSYSKDGRFFLTASQDKLLRLYHTDDGKFVEFKKISARDVGWSILDTAFSPDGNYIVYSSWSECLYLCPVYGDSNTQESLSLCPGDRRFCIFSLVFSSDGREILGGANNGFLYVYDRECHQRAFRIEGHDDDVNTVAFADNTSQILYSAGDDGLCKVWDRRTLSETDPHPVGVLAGHMDGITYIDPRGDGRYLVTNSKDQTIKLWDVRAFSDQNGEQNTRKAVANQNWDYRWQRVPRKLFKAKNMLEGDTSIMTYRGHSVLQTLIRCHFSPSATTGQRYIYTGCASGRVIIYDVLTGQIVNTLLGHKKCVRDVSWHPYHQEIVSTSWDGAIISWRYSGKTGFYHFESEDENDTETAPRTLRRSQRIAAQRAKHATTC; encoded by the exons ATGGGAGGCTTCAACTCTCGTAGTATGGACTTCGAGCAGGACCCGACCCTGGCCGCGGTCTTACAATATCTGATACGAAG tggACAAGTACATATCATAGCTTCAGATCATGATGATTCTGACGAAGAATATGCGGCGAATGTACTGCCACCAAAAATCATGTCTCTACCGAACACATCGAGACTTGAT AAAAGTGAAATAAGTTTAGCTACTAAGCAAGCATGTGGCCTTAGAGAAGATTCCGCcaacaaaaatttatctattgCATCAATGATTCAAAAGAGATCCCTTGGTTCTGGTTTTAGTATAGGTGAAAAATGTAGAATAAGCAGCAACTTCTTACCGAACAAGTCACGTCAAGTGGCAAAATATAATAGCAAAGTATTTTGCGGTTCCTATTCAAAAGATGGAAGGTTCTTTCTCACTGCAAGCCAAg ATAAATTGTTACGTCTCTACCATACCGATGATGGCAAATTTgtggaatttaaaaaaatttctgcaCGTGACGTAGGTTGGAGTATCTTAGATACTGCATTCAGTCCTGATGGAAACTATATTGTGTACTCAAGTTGGTCAGAATGTt taTATCTTTGTCCTGTTTATGGAGATTCGAATACGCAAGAGTCATTATCATTGTGTCCTGGAGATCGAAGATTTTGTATATTCTCTCTAGTCTTCTCTAGCGATGGTCGAGAAATTTTAGGTGGTGCTAATAATGGCTTTCTTTATGTATACGACCGAGAATGTCATCAGCGTGCTTTTAGG ATCGAAGGTCATGACGATGATGTAAATACTGTTGCCTTTGCTGATAACACGTCTCAAATTTTGTACAGTGCAGGAGACGATGGATTGTGTAAG GTATGGGATAGGAGAACCCTTAGTGAAACAGATCCACATCCAGTTGGTGTTTTAGCAGGCCATATGGATGGTATAACATATATTGATCCACGTGGAGATGGGAGATATTTGGTTACAAATAGTAAAGATCAAACGATCAAATTATGGGACGTTCGCGCATTTTCTGATCAAAATGGCGAGCAAAATACTCGTAAGGCAGTTGCGAATCAAAATTGGGACTACAGATGGCAAAGAGTACCcagaaaat TATTTAAAGCTAAAAACATGTTAGAAGGTGATACAAGTATCATGACGTATCGTGGTCATTCCGTCCTTCAAACCTTGATACGCTgtcatttttctccttctgCAACAACAGGTCAAAGATACATTTATACGGGATGTGCTTCAGGCAGAGTTATAA tttaCGACGTTTTAACCGGACAAATAGTTAATACATTATTGGGTCACAAAAAATGTGTGCGCGATGTAAGCTGGCATCCATATCATCAAGAAATTGTTTCGACTTCG TGGGATGGTGCGATAATTAGTTGGCGATATTCTGGTAAAACTGGATTCTATCATTTTGAATCGGAAGATGAAAATGATACGGAAACAGCACCACGTACATTACGGCGAAGTCAACGTATCGCTGCACAAAGAGCAAAACATGCAACTACTTGTTGA
- the LOC124952638 gene encoding DDB1- and CUL4-associated factor 11 isoform X1: MWSLYSVIRDTIIVLFSYIRIFYLRSRRYCLMNFPGQVHIIASDHDDSDEEYAANVLPPKIMSLPNTSRLDKSEISLATKQACGLREDSANKNLSIASMIQKRSLGSGFSIGEKCRISSNFLPNKSRQVAKYNSKVFCGSYSKDGRFFLTASQDKLLRLYHTDDGKFVEFKKISARDVGWSILDTAFSPDGNYIVYSSWSECLYLCPVYGDSNTQESLSLCPGDRRFCIFSLVFSSDGREILGGANNGFLYVYDRECHQRAFRIEGHDDDVNTVAFADNTSQILYSAGDDGLCKVWDRRTLSETDPHPVGVLAGHMDGITYIDPRGDGRYLVTNSKDQTIKLWDVRAFSDQNGEQNTRKAVANQNWDYRWQRVPRKLFKAKNMLEGDTSIMTYRGHSVLQTLIRCHFSPSATTGQRYIYTGCASGRVIIYDVLTGQIVNTLLGHKKCVRDVSWHPYHQEIVSTSWDGAIISWRYSGKTGFYHFESEDENDTETAPRTLRRSQRIAAQRAKHATTC, translated from the exons ATGTGGTCATTATATTCCGTCATACGTGATAcgattattgttcttttttcctacatAAGAATATTCTACTTGAGATCTCGTCGTTATTGCCTTATGAATTTtcc tggACAAGTACATATCATAGCTTCAGATCATGATGATTCTGACGAAGAATATGCGGCGAATGTACTGCCACCAAAAATCATGTCTCTACCGAACACATCGAGACTTGAT AAAAGTGAAATAAGTTTAGCTACTAAGCAAGCATGTGGCCTTAGAGAAGATTCCGCcaacaaaaatttatctattgCATCAATGATTCAAAAGAGATCCCTTGGTTCTGGTTTTAGTATAGGTGAAAAATGTAGAATAAGCAGCAACTTCTTACCGAACAAGTCACGTCAAGTGGCAAAATATAATAGCAAAGTATTTTGCGGTTCCTATTCAAAAGATGGAAGGTTCTTTCTCACTGCAAGCCAAg ATAAATTGTTACGTCTCTACCATACCGATGATGGCAAATTTgtggaatttaaaaaaatttctgcaCGTGACGTAGGTTGGAGTATCTTAGATACTGCATTCAGTCCTGATGGAAACTATATTGTGTACTCAAGTTGGTCAGAATGTt taTATCTTTGTCCTGTTTATGGAGATTCGAATACGCAAGAGTCATTATCATTGTGTCCTGGAGATCGAAGATTTTGTATATTCTCTCTAGTCTTCTCTAGCGATGGTCGAGAAATTTTAGGTGGTGCTAATAATGGCTTTCTTTATGTATACGACCGAGAATGTCATCAGCGTGCTTTTAGG ATCGAAGGTCATGACGATGATGTAAATACTGTTGCCTTTGCTGATAACACGTCTCAAATTTTGTACAGTGCAGGAGACGATGGATTGTGTAAG GTATGGGATAGGAGAACCCTTAGTGAAACAGATCCACATCCAGTTGGTGTTTTAGCAGGCCATATGGATGGTATAACATATATTGATCCACGTGGAGATGGGAGATATTTGGTTACAAATAGTAAAGATCAAACGATCAAATTATGGGACGTTCGCGCATTTTCTGATCAAAATGGCGAGCAAAATACTCGTAAGGCAGTTGCGAATCAAAATTGGGACTACAGATGGCAAAGAGTACCcagaaaat TATTTAAAGCTAAAAACATGTTAGAAGGTGATACAAGTATCATGACGTATCGTGGTCATTCCGTCCTTCAAACCTTGATACGCTgtcatttttctccttctgCAACAACAGGTCAAAGATACATTTATACGGGATGTGCTTCAGGCAGAGTTATAA tttaCGACGTTTTAACCGGACAAATAGTTAATACATTATTGGGTCACAAAAAATGTGTGCGCGATGTAAGCTGGCATCCATATCATCAAGAAATTGTTTCGACTTCG TGGGATGGTGCGATAATTAGTTGGCGATATTCTGGTAAAACTGGATTCTATCATTTTGAATCGGAAGATGAAAATGATACGGAAACAGCACCACGTACATTACGGCGAAGTCAACGTATCGCTGCACAAAGAGCAAAACATGCAACTACTTGTTGA